Genomic DNA from Acipenser ruthenus chromosome 41, fAciRut3.2 maternal haplotype, whole genome shotgun sequence:
gtaaagACCAAATCAATGTTCACGTTCTGCATTTATTGGATTATACACCAGCCCCAATAGTGGAGTGATACTGGCGTAGAGAAGCTGGCAGTTTTTTCACTGTCACTGGTGTGTGTATCGGGTGTTTGTATTGTTACAGATagtatttaatatacattttttaaattctgtttcagtCTGGAAAACCTACAGCTGCAAAAGATGCCAGCGCTACTAATGGAAAAGCAACATTCTTTATATTGAAGTGTTGGGCTTTACTTCATAAATAACCAACCAGCAAGATGCATGCATCTCGGTAGCATACTTTTATAGCTTAGGCTAAACCTTTCTGTTCTGGTCATCCCCGTACCCACCAGCACGTACATACTTTTCAGCTACTGATTAAACGGTgatcttaaaatacatttaaatgaaaaaatagggGTCTATCTGCTCTCACCAGTGTAGATATAAATGCTGGACTATTTCTTAGTTTTACAAATGATTGATTAAAAGGAGTAATGAAATGTTAAATATTCTCACAAGTAAACATATTGGGCAAAggcaaattgtaaaaaaaatagtataatTGTTTATCTATTAAACAAGCTAAAATCAATTTTGGGCCTGATATTCAAAACTTGGTTCGTGGATTTTATGTAGATTTAGTTGACACTTAACTCCCAGGATTGTCCCCAACTCGCCATTCAAGTTTGACCATTTGacccctttcctctctcagaTTCTCAAGTCCTTCTAATAGGGTCCTTTGCTTTGTTAAAACGGCACCACAGTTTTGGCTGCCTCAGCGTGCTGTGGTTTGTGTTAATTACTGTATCTCAATAAAACCATTTGCAATATTTTCTTGTGTTTGCTGATTGATTTCTTCAGTAGCTACAGAGGATGTGGTGGGTTGATATGATTAGCCCCTATTAGAGAATGCATGCGTGTCTGTTAaaacgtcacacacacacaaatgtgtgAAAGGAAGGGGCTTCAGtggacaatatataaaaaaaagttgtgaaagaaaacatgtttttttttcttttcccctcaACAGTTTTCTTCATTGTCTCTTCTGCTTGATTTGTTACCTTCCATCAACTATTGCATGTTCCCTTTCCAATTCATGGCCAAGTTAAACTGTTTTGTAACCATATGCATTCCTATTTTATATCCTTAATTTCTCACATTTTCCATgcttttaatttagtttagtaaCAGACACAAATTAAATTATTCTGGAACCATGTTTTCTTTCTATGATTGGTGATTGTTTAAGTAAATAACGTAAGGTGTGCCATCTGTTGTTATTGCAAATCAGGacttttttaaggaaaatgtcGGGACACTGGTCAAAccaggacgtctggtcaccctaaacAGAATCCAAACACTGTTTATAAAGTTCAAAATAGAAGATGTATTATTAATGCAAGTGATATACCACTGAGTTAAGTATTGCTAGATTGCTTACCGTTAAGACATACAGCAATTTCCAACAAAAGGTGCTTAATCACTCTTCTCCCCATTTATTAAAACAGGGATACattatacattacattacattaaccCAGTAATGCATTACCCCAGTAATGCTCATTTCTGTATCACATACAATagcttagccacccctctatattaTACATTACAGGGTTTAACATTATTATGTACAGATATATTAGTATAAGTATTAGTAAAAAATCACaccataagcttttttttttcaaatcagtcACAGATGCAAAGGACAGTTAATGTTGGCCAGCACAATcaaatagaaaataatacaacaacactGGAAATCACATGACAGaatgctacagctgtttaaaggtTTTGCTAGGCCCTGTAAAGGTTTGAGTTAAAAGCTGTCACAACTAAATAGTTCAAATTGGTGGACACCAAATCAGATAATACTTATGGTTGCAGCTGCAATAGTAATTAGAATTATCACCTTACAATAGCAGAAATATTCACTATGATAGAAAACATCAACTCAAAAGAATATGAATCGAATCCTCTTCTGGTTAGTCGatattctgtttgttttcacACTGTTGTTCCAGCGACGCGGATTCTATTTGTGGCGATTCGTTCTGTAGTCCTTGTATGGTCCAATGTTGGCGTCTACATTCTCGTAAATGTCTTCAACTACTttaaatgcctgtgtgttttagGTGGATAAGACAACAGCGATGTGACAATAATGTGTTACTGAACACCcagcaaagtttacaagaaacgcattacATTACCTTCCTGTGTCTTTTGATGTCTGTATCACTGCGTTATAGTTTTAAGAATACTGTattatcttttaaaatgtttaaatcccACACCTAAAATCAGCTGGGCAACACATTTCTCAATGTTTACTCTGGAGCATTCgccaagagaaaaacaaaacaaaacatctctTCTAAGGAATGTTGTGTATCCATATCTCGCTCCCTCCGGCAACAATTCTGGCTTTCTGTTCCTACTTTACAGAACTCATTTTGATCAGAGCTCCAGTATTGTTGCAAGatggagcatgaactggatacactgcagtgttTAGAAGAAAACGTCCTTCTCCTGGCGAACGTTCCAGAGAAAAAGTTGAGAAAAAGTATTTTcctagtttatttacctatgatgtgtcaACACTAATATCAAAACTATCAGGAATATGTGGTTACAAATAAATGAGCGGAGAAGATagcatcttttaaaataaaaatcagtttttaaaaatgttttgtgtaaTTGGAAAAAAAGATGTTATTATGGTAACACTATTAAGTGtctcattactgtgtatttacatagtagttacttagtgaatacatgtgtacttacacataaatacaatgttattattcagAGTTACAATACATGCACgtatacaattgtatcagaaaagagttatgGTGGTTgggtttaggtttagggttaggtttatatcatgcaaaaagatttacattataagtacattgtaactaagtAATTAGAGAAATAATTTAAAGTGTTACCGatattatatattaattacaTACCTGAACATTTGCATAAACATCATTAGTGAAACCATCTGGGGTTCCAGATTTTGTTTCCAGCTGTATGTTGggaaatgtaatacaaaaaacaaaataagtaaaaatgCAGTTACAGACATTTTTTGTGATTAGAAAATGAGATGAATATATAATTACATACCTGAGCATTTTGATAAATATCATTAGCGATATCACCCTGGGTATATGTGGGAAATGtcagaaaagaaaatgtaagaaaTGCAGATATGCACTGTAGATGTCATTGCAATCTGGCCTATTAAAGTTTTGGACCATAACAGGCTTACAGCAAACATAGAACACAAGACGTTATATTATTAGCATACCTGAGTATTTCCATAATTATTTCTGAAAGCAATTTCCGGGGCTTGTTGTTTCCTCCTGTATGCAAGGTTAAAAAAATGTCAAGAATAGATTAGAATTGTATGATCAAGCGCGTattagaaatcaaccaatcactatTGAGGATTTGTAATTCCAGTATTTCCTGGGTATAGATGGAACATACGGCACAATTCTAAAAAAACAGCATCTTATTTAGTTCCTCTGTCCAAGACTTGTGCTTTATTTATAAGGTAATACATCATATCTACaaatataattttgcagtttgGGCAGCCAGTAAGGGAGGCCTTATTAGGTGGTTTCCAAACTTGTGCTGATGTGGCATCTGCTAGCTTTATTAGtcacaaaaagtgttttttttctttctataaataaacacatacttacTCGCTTCTCTTTATTCTCAGTCGTCTCACTGCAGCCACAATAGCTATAATCAACACAGCAGCCACAACAGAGATTGTTATGTATATGAAGAGATCTGCAAACAAGATCAATTAAACAGGGGTGGTCTTAATCTCATTGATGTTCCTTTCTCCACCACAGTGATTTATTGAAGCCCATACTAAATCActcaatacaatataaatataatcCGTAAAACATCGGTATGATTCTGCGCTTCAACAGGGTTTTTATACTACTATTTTGTTGTTACAAACAACCGATTTGGTTTTCAAATATTTTGCATCATTTTGTTTGGACTGTATTCTATAGATTTCAAACCACAGGAACAACAGCTTTCTCTAACGTATCCAATGAGATGAAATGGCAAGAAGCCTAGAAGAGCACCATACCACTCATTGGACGTGTGAATGACAGTGAGGCTTTCCCCAGGGTGTTGGTGGCAGAGCAGAAGATGTTTGCTGTGAAGGCCACCCCTCCCTGCAGAACTCCTATTGTGACTGTGTTCTGCTCTCCTCTGCTGTTATTAACGGAAAACGATTTCAGACCGGTGTTAGACTCATTCAGGATGCTGTCAGAAACACGCCACTCAATCAAAGGTGGGGGGTTGGAATCCACGATGCACTGACAAGTCACCTGTCCTGTGATGTCAACGGTGCAGGCTGATTCAGACAGAATCGCTGGCTTGTCTGTAATACAAGAATCGGTACAACTGGTGAACTGGGTGTGTAAATTGTTCCATAAATTATGCTAaatgtttagttaaaaaaaaagaacacgctTGGTTTTGCAaggtttgttttggtattttattcttattaattaagtttttaaatgtatgtctTTAAACTGTAAGGCTACCAGACTGCTCCAGTACTCACTGATTCAAAACCCCACACCTCCCTATAGACTATAGCATCTCTGTGTTCACGCAGACTATAGCTATaaccaaaagctttgcatcacctagaattaaaaaaaaaaaacttacatgaacataatttagatcttttctttaacaccatgtaatcaaaaaaaaaaagctacaaaataatattgcaaaagtctaccggaagacataacagtagtacagtagtatttcatgttagatttcgaaatgtcacatgtttCGATATTTGTcattaaatatatgaaaaatgacaaagcggtatgtaattcaatatgttagcgtaacattgttcagcaggttttgattgactttatgaagcaacattagttcattctatagggtgatgcacaacGTTTGTCCGTAGATGTACACTAGTCTCAATACAGCACTTACACTTCACATTGAGCCTCACTGTAGTAGAGTTGCTCAATCCCTCACTGTTCTGTGAAGAGTAGAAAAGGGCTCTGCTACCTCTGGTCACATTCTGCAGTCTGGTTTGCGGCAGTCTCAGTGTTTGATCATCAATTACATTGTACCAGTGATAGCGACTGGCAGGAGGGTAGCTATCACTGGCACACCGCAGGTCAATCGAGGCTCCTTCCTTTACTCCAGACTCTCTGTACTCAGTGTTGACTTTCATAGGGTGATCGACAGTAAAATCAAGTAGGTCAAACACATGCTAACACAGTATGTGTTAattggccaaatgttttgcatctccctatagaatgaactaatgttgcttcataaagtccagtgaaacctgctgcataatgttaagatattgaattacataccgctttgtagtttttcatgtaCTTAGCAATAAAACTGACAGATTGAAAAACGTGATGGAATCTAACATAAAAATGTTGTACTTCCGGTAGACTTGAAGTATAGTAAGatatacgttttaaaaaaaacaactcacatTTGACATTTAACAAGACAGAGATATTTGCTTGCTGTCCTCCCCAGTATTGGGCAGTGCATGTCAGGCGATTCATGTGGTCACTCGCTAATGGTATGAATTTGAGGACTGAAGACACTTCCCACATTGCATTCCCCGTTGCTTTGTGGTGAACTGTCAAAGTGGCATTGGTGCGGCTCCAGGTAATAGCAGGCGGGTTTGATGGGCAAGTGTGAGGAACCGAGCAAGTCACAGCTAAATCAACCCCAGCTTTGACATCTGACAAGCGATTTATTGAGGGTACATCTGGAGAATCTAAACCAGGAaacagatttgtttaaatgatatgTGAAACTACACAATTCTAAAATAAAGGTAGAAatattttccatttttaaattcGCTTAGCAGATATGCATGGAATGATCCCCCAGTTTAATTTGTATGAGTAAATAACTGATGGCTGTCGCATTACACCAACATTATATGAAAGTCAGTTACCAAAATGCTTTGACTCTGTGCTACTGTATTATTGACAGTGCAGTTGAATTGGTATTGATGGTCTTATCTTGTGTATATTTATAATGTTCCACATCACAAGACCTCCACATAATTAGTTATGCTTATAGCCACTTTGTTGTTCCTCAATTTTAGCACTAAATTCaataacaaccaaaaaaaaagaaatgcacgaTTAAAAATAAAGATGGTAAAGCAAGCCACATTTTTCACAACAACTTTAATTTAGGGAAGGATTTTTAAATGACTAAGCTCTCACCTTTAACGTGGATCAATACTGTATGATTTATATATGATGCCCGATCAATCCCTGGTACTTcgaatctaaaacaaaatggaccAGTGTCGTCGACTTTCACTGCATCAATCTTCAGAGTGCAATTATGCTTTTGCAAATCTCCAATCAGGTCTGTACGTCGCTTAAAATTGCTCACTACTTCCAAAGGGTTAGggtgatttatgtattttccaAAATTCTCATATTGCCACATGCCAAGCACGTCTTTAGCATATTCGTCAAAACGAGAAAAGTTAAATAAACACGGTATAACGACACAGGACCCTTTCAGTGCTGATACACGTGTTGGTATTTTTGCCCAGTTTCGAGTATTGTATACAAAGGAGAAACATatcactgaaagaaaaaaaatattaggcaAATTAGTTGGAAAACATCAAGAACAAAAACAATGTGTACAGTACCAAAGATTTTCATTCAAAAAAGAAGCCAATTACATAATAGAAAAATTGTTTGCAATATTGCTCccgagtctctctctctctctctgtgttgcattttactcaaTGCAATGATAATATGCAGAGAGAATTAGTTGGGGGTTAACACGATCTGGCAAATTAAGTTATTTACCAGTCAGAATGTTTACCATGCCGTCTAGTCCTGTCATGGAGGCCattgggaaaagaaaaaaatctctgTTATGTGGAGATCACGAGATAATTTATCGCAGGATCTCGAAATTACCATTACATTATCTCATGATTTATTCTAGGATCGAGAAAACAGAAGTCCATACTTCTgttccacccccaccccccgcccctaAGATAGCAATAAAACTACATCTATTGACCAATTGGCTTGAACATTTTGAATGTATTGATACAAACAAGCCCCTACCTTCTAGAAAAGCACACTGCAGCAGTAGTTTTTGAAACCATAACATTGTTGTGATCACAGCAGATGACGATCAGGTGgtctgcaaacaaataaataaataaataaataaatcatctaaaatgaaataaaaggcaCAGCACGAGCTGCGATACCTGCTGTTCAGAAAACCAATTCAATGAGTTATTTCTATCAACATTTTTAAACCTCttctataaaataatataataggaAATAATAGGAATATGTTTTATGAAATGTACAAAATAAGTGAGCGTATCAATATAGTTTGCATTTAAGTTGCCcaacttcaattgaaatgtgtttgaTTGAGCACTGAAAATGAAGAAACAGTTTGTGAATGAGAGCAGAAAAGATATTGCTCTATTGTATGTggctgtgacagggcagaggccctgcaaaTGTAGATAGCGGTTTTGTAAATAAAAGACAAGAGATTCGGGACTAAGATCATCCATGCCACATGCATGTGAAGAATGTGTctgaattgattaattgattaactGATGATCAAGTAGACCCATGCCACTATAAAAAGGATCAAGAAATGTTTGTTAGTTGAGAGAGAAGAAGGGCTGCGAGAAGGTTGGTTGTGCTTTCTGCCTGGCATCGAGATTGCTGTAGCTTGggcgtgttttttgttttatgtgtctATTAATAATAGCAGTGTGCAAAGAAGCGCTGAGCCACAGTTCCTTAGTCGTGGTCTGCTGTTTCAAGGGCACAGACCTGCCCTGACCTGAGGGCTACACCACAGTGGCATACAGTGAGAAACATAATCAGAGGCCCTGGGATCCATTCATTAAATGATCCATCGCTACATAGTGTAAAACCCTACAGTGGGAAAAAGGGGTGTAGgcattttttgtctgttttttttaactcaaagtCAAATCCCATAGAGCAGGTGTCTCccatcctggtcctggagggccagtgtccctctagggttttgttccaactgtgttctaaattacttaattggaccaattattaccaattatgcTTCTAATTAAGTCATCTAGACTATCATTTAGATCAAAAAGAAGCATGTTTGCAAGCTCTAActtgtattaaaatacattaaagggTCAATTTCTGGTGACTCAAAAGGAAAGTGCTTTAGCAGGCAAAATCATACAATCTCTCAACACTGCTTGTTTTCTTACAGCAAGCAGCTAGAAGGAGTTATAAAAAAGCGGTTGTAACCAACATATACCATAGGAAAGCGTCACTGGCAATGCTTGTTACCGGCAGGAGAAAgctgtttattaaacaaacaaacaaacaaacaacaacagcacaagggccaaaataaacagttcaaacaaaacactaatgtctggctgggcattcacctttaCTGATCAATAtacacataaaacaaatacagtgttCACTCAACTCCCTCAACCAGACAAATGATTTCTCTTCTcctatataccatgtggctggattaatcaatcattcaattcatgttccaaaaaaaaaaaaaaaacacaggtagaCAGATTGTTAGGTCTACGTAGATCTTAATACATCACCAAGCAAAGACGAAAGGTACCAACAATACCAAATTCATCACATTAGTGCAGGGCTGCTGAAACTAGACCCTATAggttttctggttttcattccaactgagctctcaagttaactagacccttaatttaactaatttgcttaattagacatttaactgttttcagctcttaaacagttgcagttcaagttacttataaaacattatggctaacttgaaatctgcaactgtttaggatctgaaaacaagtaaaaaggtctaattaagcaaatcagTTCAAGTacgggtctagttaagtaactgagcgctcggttggaatgaaaaccagcagacacagggggtccccaagacctagtttgagaagccctgctttagTGAATTAATAAGCATTATGTGTCGATGCATTGGAACCAATATATAAAGTTCAGGGCAGTGTTTTAGTCTGCTGGTAGGAAAACGAGGATAGTATTAAGTGATACAcgaaaaagaaaactgtaaaatcTAACACTTGTGCGCAACATGACACAGGCAAGTGAAAAACTGGCAAAGACAATTATAAATGTAGATCGCTTGATCCACCGCTCctattatgcactggacttgcctgacctgagCAATATATATAGAAGGACCAGAGACATACTCATACCTCgaagccctgcagcagtctttctgacggctgtattcaaaacactatacatagtataacgaacggagaaacagtcggatgtaattgtttttttgtttttttattgagtacattacataaacatctgaaaaaacgaagcatattatatatatatatatatatatatatatatatacactgtatatatacacacacacacatatataaaacacggatacattatacattacattacaataaCCCAGTAATGCATTAACCCAGTAATGCTCATTTCTGTATCACATGCAATagcttagccacccctctatattaTACATTACAGGGTTTAACATTATTATGTACAGATATATTAGTATTAGTAAAAAATCACAccataagctttttttttcaaatcagtcACAGATAGAAAGGACAGTTAATGCTGGCCAGCACAATcaaatagaaaataatacaacaacactGGAAATCACATGACAGaatgctacagctgtttaaaggtTTTGCTAGGCCCTGTAAAGGTTTGAGTTAAAAGCTGTCACAACTAAATAGTTCAAATTGGTGGACACCAAATCAGATAATACTATGGTTGCAGCTGCAATAGTAATTAGAATTATTACCTTAAAAATAGCAGAAATATTCACTATGATAGAAAACATCAACTCAAAAGAAAAATCTTGTGTCTTCAATATGAATCGAATCCTCTTCTGGTTAGTCGatattctgtttgttttcacACTGTTGTTCCAGCGACGAGGATTCTATTTGTGGCGATTCGTTCTGTAGTCCTTGTATGGTCCAATGTTGGCGTCTACATTCTCGTAAATGTCTTCAACTACTttaaatgcctgtgtgttttagGTGGATAAGACAACAGCGATGTGACAATAATGTGTTACTGAACACCcagcaaagtttacaagaaacgcattacGTTACCTTCCTGTGTCTTTTGATGTCTGTATCACTGCGTTATAGTTTTAAGAATACTGTattatcttttaaaatgtttaaatcccACACCTAAAATCAGCTGGGCAACACATTTCTCAATGTTTACTCTGGAGTATTCgccaagagaaaaacaaaacaaaacatctctTCTAAGGAATGCTGTGTATCCATATCTCGCTCCCTCCAGCAACAATTCTGGCTTTCTGTTCCTACTTTACAGAACTCATTTTGATCAGAGCTCCAGTATTGTTGcaagagggagcatgaactggatacactgcagtgttTAGAAGAAAACGTCCTTCTCCTGGCGAACGTTCCAGAGAAAAAGTTGAGAAAAAGTATTTTCCTAGTTTATTTACATATGATGTGTCAACACTAATATCAAAACTATCAGGAATATGTGGTTACAAATAAATGAGCGGAGAAGATagcatcttttaaaataaaaatca
This window encodes:
- the LOC131696822 gene encoding myelin-associated glycoprotein-like isoform X2; translated protein: MLWFQKLLLQCAFLEVICFSFVYNTRNWAKIPTRVSALKGSCVVIPCLFNFSRFDEYAKDVLGMWQYENFGKYINHPNPLEVVSNFKRRTDLIGDLQKHNCTLKIDAVKVDDTGPFCFRFEVPGIDRASYINHTVLIHVKDSPDVPSINRLSDVKAGVDLAVTCSVPHTCPSNPPAITWSRTNATLTVHHKATGNAMWEVSSVLKFIPLASDHMNRLTCTAQYWGGQQANISVLLNVKYKPAILSESACTVDITGQVTCQCIVDSNPPPLIEWRVSDSILNESNTGLKSFSVNNSRGEQNTVTIGVLQGGVAFTANIFCSATNTLGKASLSFTRPMSDLFIYITISVVAAVLIIAIVAAVRRLRIKRSERKQQAPEIAFRNNYGNTQAFKVVEDIYENVDANIGPYKDYRTNRHK
- the LOC131696822 gene encoding myelin-associated glycoprotein-like isoform X1, with the translated sequence MLWFQKLLLQCAFLEVICFSFVYNTRNWAKIPTRVSALKGSCVVIPCLFNFSRFDEYAKDVLGMWQYENFGKYINHPNPLEVVSNFKRRTDLIGDLQKHNCTLKIDAVKVDDTGPFCFRFEVPGIDRASYINHTVLIHVKDSPDVPSINRLSDVKAGVDLAVTCSVPHTCPSNPPAITWSRTNATLTVHHKATGNAMWEVSSVLKFIPLASDHMNRLTCTAQYWGGQQANISVLLNVKYKPAILSESACTVDITGQVTCQCIVDSNPPPLIEWRVSDSILNESNTGLKSFSVNNSRGEQNTVTIGVLQGGVAFTANIFCSATNTLGKASLSFTRPMSDLFIYITISVVAAVLIIAIVAAVRRLRIKRSERKQQAPEIAFRNNYGNTQGDIANDIYQNAQLETKSGTPDGFTNDVYANVQAFKVVEDIYENVDANIGPYKDYRTNRHK